A DNA window from Arachis hypogaea cultivar Tifrunner chromosome 18, arahy.Tifrunner.gnm2.J5K5, whole genome shotgun sequence contains the following coding sequences:
- the LOC140181276 gene encoding serine/threonine-protein phosphatase 7 long form homolog, whose protein sequence is MADRTLYRLNGVAHIAGSIGDEPTRCIYSVRRQQNMPMHERIIPYLERAGLYHLARLNSQWFWLDESLVSAFVERWRPETHTFHMPFGECTVTLQDVAFQLGLPVDGEAVSGCLGEFEKYMEGGRPAWEWFEELFGERPLPNKVKQMTVHFTWFHERFRVLPPDATAETVRIYARAYIMILLSTQLFRDKSANRVHIRWLSFVANLDDMGRYSWGSAALAWLYRCMCRVANRNVTNLAGPFQLLQSWIFWRFPSLRPSGFEVFSFPLASRYGLCFFNA, encoded by the exons ATGGCAGACAGGACCTTGTATCGACTGAACGGTGTTGCGCATATTGCCGGTTCTATTGGTGACGAg CCCACTAGGTGTATATACAGTGTGAGACGGCAACAGAATATGCCCATGCATGAAAGAATCATCCCGTATTTAGAGAGGGCTGGATTGTACCATTTGGCCAGGCTAAACAGCCAATGGTTCTGGTTGGATGAGTCATTGGTTAGTGCGTTCGttgagaggtggcgtcctgagacgcaCACGTTCCATATGCCTTTCGGAGAGTGCACAGTGACATTGCAAGACGTGGCATTTCAGCTAGGGCTGCCTGTGGATGGGGAGGCTGTGAGTGGTTGCCTTGGTGAGTTTGAGAAATACATGGAGGGTGGCCGACCAGCTTGGGAGTGGTTTGAGGAGCTATTCGGGGAGCGGCCTCTACCGAATAAGGTCAAGCAGATGACAGTACACTTTACATGGTTCCACGAGAGGTTTAGGGTGCTACCACCAGATGCGACCGCAGAGACTGTCCGCATCTACGCACGTGCCTACATCATGATTCTGTTATCGACTCAGTTATTTAGGGACAAGAGTGCGAACCGGGTACATATACGGTGGTTGTCATTTGTGGCAAACCTTGATGACATGGGGAGGTATAGCTGGGGGTCGGCCGCTTTGGCTTGGTTGTACCGATGCATGTGTCGGGTAGCGAACAGAAATGTGACTAACCTTGCGGGTCCCTTCCAGTTGCTGCAGAGTTGGATATTCTGGCGGTTTCCATCTTTGAGGCCGTCCGGGTTTGAGGTTTTCTCTTTCCCGCTGGCATCCAGGTATGGGTTATGTTTTTTTAATGCTTAA
- the LOC112769692 gene encoding uncharacterized protein codes for MTEFQIGQSFQSKEEAVLSVKDYSIRRGVEYKVMESDNLKYQGRCKEFRNGCTWLIRIVMWKRKSTWEVRRYNGPHTCMATSISSDHKQLDYHVICARIFPLVRADASVSIKVLQEATEATYGFRPSYRKVWLVKQKAVAQIYGDWVESYADLPRWILVVTSTMEGSVALLKTSPVRVGDQVDEDRVYFHRMFWTFPPCIEAFRHYKPLVSIDRTHLYGKYGGTLLLAIAQDGNSNILPVAFALVEGENAESWSYFLSNLRRHVTPQQGILVISDRHNGIKAALESPDSGWRPPHAYRAFCIRHVAANFALTFKGQDARRWLVNAAYAKTEAEFNYWFDIMRTENPAMCDWANRMEYERWTQHKDGGRGYGHMTVSRQTT; via the coding sequence ATGACTGAATTTCAGATTGGCCAATCGTTCCAAAGTAAGGAGGAAGCCGTGCTGAGCGTAAAAGATTACAGTATTCGGCGTGGAGTTGAGTACAAGGTTATGGAGTCAGACAATCTGAAATACCAAGGGAGATGCAAGGAGTTTAGAAACGGGTGCACGTGGTTGATTCGGATAGTCATGTGGAAAAGGAAGAGCACATGGGAAGTTAGGAGGTACAACGGACCACACACATGTATGGCCACATCGATATCGAGCGATCACAAgcagcttgattatcatgtcatCTGTGCGAGAATCTTTCCATTGGTTAGAGCTGATGCGTCGGTGTCGATTAAGGTGTTGCAAGAGGCAACGGAGGCGACATATGGATTCAGGCCTAGTTATCGGAAGGTGTGGTTGGTGAAGCAGAAGGCAGTAGCGCAGATATATGGCGATTGGGTGGAGTCATATGCGGATCTGCCTCGATGGATCCTTGTGGTCACATCCACCATGGAAGGTTCCGTTGCTCTGCTGAAGACCTCCCCGGTTAGAGTGGGTGACCAAGTTGATGAAGATAGAGTATACTTTCATCGCATGTTTTGGACATTCCCTCCATGTATTGAGGCATTCCGCCACTATAAGCCGCTCGTAAGCATCGACAGAACACACCTCTATGGCAAGTATGGCGGGACATTGTTGTTGGCGATCGCTCAGGATGGTAACTCGAATATTTTGCCTGTTGCGTTTGCACTCGTGGAGGGAGAAAATGCAGAGTCTTGGTCATACTTTCTATCCAATCTTAGAAGACATGTTACTCCACAGCAAGGTATTCTCGTGATCTCTGATAGACACAACGGTATCAAGGCTGCACTAGAGTCCCCCGATAGTGGTTGGCGACCTCCCCATGCTTATCGGGCATTTTGTATTCGGCATGTTGCTGCAAATTTTGCCCTTACTTTCAAGGGACAGGATGCGAGGAGGTGGCTGGTAAATGCCGCTTATGCAAAGACGGAAGCAGAATTTAACTATTGGTTTGATATAATGAGGACAGAGAATCCGGCCATGTGCGATTGGGCAAACAGAATGGAGTATGAGAGGTGGACACAGCACAAGGATGGGGGGAGAGGATATGGTCACATGACGGTAAGTAGGCAGACCACCTAA